A genomic window from Tolypothrix sp. PCC 7910 includes:
- a CDS encoding IS4 family transposase — protein MTLRVQILKDKLSQSLGLPFQELLPESAIKQAISELKIKYKKRLFDPIITLWAFLSQVLDTDKSCHNAVSKIIAHLAEEEVEIPSSDTSGYCQARARLPEKLLEKLFNSSAKNLEEQMTEDHLWYGRNIKVIDGSTVSMPDTVENQKEYPQPSSQKPGCGFPIAKIGVIFSLVTGAAVALCIDVLNTHDIKLARKLYSFLKPNDVLLGDRAFCAYADIVTITKLGCDAVFRKHQSRTTTMRKGKIVGDCDKLVTWHKPKRCPKGLSKDEFDALPQSITVREIYYYIVIPGFRTARVSLITTLLDKSTYSTLEVIGLYGKRWDVELDLRHLKTTLGMDILRCKTPSMVRKEIHVYLLAYNLLRSLMWQAGTTYNTPPLRLSLQGTRHHLINFIDKLEAVTLQKRRRIYRTLLKVIVHKPVPDRPARTEPRARKRRPKAYPSMTKPRHELRKQLQTA, from the coding sequence GTGACACTAAGAGTACAAATTCTCAAGGATAAATTGAGTCAAAGTTTAGGACTGCCTTTTCAAGAATTATTGCCAGAATCTGCAATTAAACAAGCAATTTCGGAGTTGAAAATTAAATATAAAAAGCGATTATTTGACCCAATAATAACGTTGTGGGCATTTTTATCGCAAGTACTGGACACTGACAAAAGTTGCCACAATGCTGTGAGTAAAATAATTGCACATCTAGCAGAAGAAGAGGTAGAGATTCCTTCAAGTGATACAAGTGGATACTGCCAAGCCAGAGCAAGGCTTCCAGAGAAATTATTAGAAAAACTGTTCAACTCCTCAGCAAAAAATCTAGAAGAGCAAATGACAGAAGACCATTTATGGTATGGCCGCAACATCAAAGTAATAGATGGGTCAACAGTGTCTATGCCGGACACAGTAGAAAACCAAAAAGAATATCCTCAACCAAGTAGTCAAAAGCCCGGATGTGGGTTTCCAATTGCCAAAATCGGTGTGATATTCAGTTTAGTGACGGGAGCCGCCGTTGCTTTGTGCATAGATGTTCTGAACACTCATGATATTAAATTAGCAAGAAAACTGTACAGTTTTCTTAAACCCAATGATGTCCTGTTAGGTGATAGAGCTTTTTGCGCTTATGCTGATATAGTTACTATTACAAAACTTGGTTGTGACGCTGTATTCCGTAAGCATCAATCTCGCACAACCACTATGCGAAAAGGTAAAATTGTTGGTGATTGTGACAAGCTTGTTACTTGGCATAAACCTAAAAGATGCCCCAAGGGATTAAGTAAAGATGAATTTGATGCTTTACCTCAAAGTATAACTGTGCGAGAGATTTACTATTACATTGTTATTCCTGGTTTTCGCACAGCACGGGTTAGCTTAATTACTACTCTTTTAGATAAATCAACTTATTCTACTTTAGAAGTTATTGGACTTTACGGCAAACGCTGGGATGTTGAACTTGATTTAAGACATTTAAAAACTACTTTGGGTATGGATATTCTCCGATGTAAAACACCCTCAATGGTACGTAAAGAAATTCATGTTTATTTACTCGCTTACAATCTACTTCGTAGTTTAATGTGGCAGGCTGGGACTACTTACAATACTCCTCCCTTACGTTTATCATTGCAGGGTACTCGTCATCATTTAATTAATTTTATTGATAAATTAGAGGCGGTTACTCTTCAAAAACGTCGGCGAATTTACCGCACTTTGCTAAAAGTTATTGTTCACAAACCAGTTCCTGACCGCCCCGCCAGAACTGAGCCACGCGCCAGAAAACGTCGTCCGAAAGCTTACCCTTCAATGACCAAGCCCCGGCATGAATTACGTAAACAATTACAAACTGCTTAA
- a CDS encoding ribbon-helix-helix protein, CopG family yields the protein MGKVTLSIYMEEEDKEALQQLADAEERSLSQMAVLILKRAIRQAQADGTISPPGKQK from the coding sequence ATGGGAAAAGTAACGCTTAGTATTTACATGGAAGAAGAAGACAAAGAAGCTCTGCAACAACTGGCGGATGCGGAGGAGCGTTCTTTGTCGCAAATGGCGGTGTTAATTCTCAAACGAGCGATTAGACAAGCGCAGGCGGATGGAACGATTTCTCCGCCTGGTAAGCAGAAGTGA
- a CDS encoding lipopolysaccharide assembly protein LapB: protein MTEENRSVKVGGSADSSAIQTGTGNTATITITNYYYREDTTVVPIESTVAANENLPCPYRGLFHFGPDDAEFFFGREIFVEELFAATQNRNFIPVLGASGSGKSSVVLAGLVPKLQNEGHWLFTHFRPGSEPFYALALALVPLYTQNLDHTDKIIQARKLSQALGEGEIFLADVLAQIHQNHPTHRVLLIADQFEEIYTLCADHKVRHSFLDSLLASFPSSPHQSLYNHVLVATMRADFLGNALLYPPFGDVLKTDIKLRSMNHEELSQVIEKPADKLGVRFEVGLVERILDDVEDEPGNLPLLEFALTQLWQQRQGKLLTHAGYQHIGKVQGALARHADQNYGKLSATEKEQVRRIFIQLVHPGEGTQDTRRLATKAELSEATWGLVKQLADARLVVTSRNAAEQETVEVVHEALIRNWVELRQWMDADRSFRAWQERLRFAMDQWQKMQRDEGVLLRGAVLKEAEAKLKQRREELSKGEQEFIQASLALRQRGKQRIYYLFGGVSSILLLTLGIWGWLNYTTPGQLTQIRWKLTDVSQKVNSPEYQLKAVFAFARDENFTEALKLANQIQYSQYKVFALTAIAQAYGKLNQAPTAAPLLDKAISSANQIPDSDSKANALIAIAQAYGKLNQAPTAAPLLDKAIASANQIPDSRYKAYALTAIAQAYGKLNQAPTAAPLLNKAISSANQIPDSYNKAYALIAIAQAYGKLNQAPTAAPLLDKAISSANQIPDSRYKAYALTAIAQAYGKLNQAPTAAPLLDKVIASANQIQKSDEKAYALRAIAKAIGHLNQGQTAAPLLDKVIASANQIQAPNEKAIALHAIVEAIGQLKQVLTAAPLLDKAIASANQIQKSDLKAYALQTIAEAAAKLKNWGQALKATEKCPSDDCQVESLARVLTVHAEQQRPELKEEKEEEEE from the coding sequence ATGACAGAAGAAAACCGCAGCGTCAAAGTTGGAGGGAGTGCTGACAGCAGTGCCATTCAGACTGGTACTGGCAATACTGCTACTATTACCATCACTAATTACTATTATCGTGAAGATACAACAGTAGTACCGATTGAATCTACGGTTGCTGCTAATGAAAATCTTCCCTGTCCTTATCGCGGTTTGTTTCACTTTGGGCCCGATGACGCGGAGTTTTTCTTTGGACGTGAGATATTTGTCGAAGAACTTTTTGCGGCGACTCAAAACCGCAATTTTATACCCGTGTTGGGTGCGTCGGGAAGCGGTAAATCTTCGGTGGTATTGGCGGGATTAGTGCCAAAGCTTCAAAATGAAGGTCACTGGTTATTTACTCACTTCCGTCCTGGTTCCGAGCCTTTCTATGCGCTGGCTTTGGCGCTAGTTCCCCTTTACACGCAAAATCTCGATCATACTGATAAGATCATCCAAGCTCGTAAGTTGTCACAAGCTCTGGGCGAGGGTGAAATTTTTCTTGCTGATGTATTGGCCCAGATTCACCAAAACCACCCTACACATCGGGTGTTGCTAATTGCCGATCAATTTGAAGAAATTTACACTTTATGCGCCGATCATAAAGTTCGCCATAGTTTTCTAGATAGTTTATTAGCCAGCTTTCCATCCTCTCCTCACCAGTCCCTATATAATCATGTGCTAGTTGCAACCATGCGGGCAGATTTCTTAGGAAATGCTCTGTTATATCCCCCTTTTGGAGATGTATTGAAAACTGATATCAAGTTGAGGTCGATGAATCATGAAGAACTTTCACAGGTGATTGAAAAGCCTGCTGACAAGTTGGGGGTGAGATTTGAAGTGGGACTGGTGGAACGGATTTTAGATGATGTGGAAGATGAACCGGGGAATTTACCTCTTTTGGAATTTGCGTTAACTCAGTTGTGGCAGCAGCGCCAGGGTAAACTGTTAACCCATGCAGGTTATCAGCACATAGGGAAAGTACAAGGAGCATTGGCTCGTCATGCAGATCAGAATTATGGTAAGTTGAGCGCAACTGAAAAAGAACAGGTACGGCGCATTTTCATCCAATTAGTGCATCCGGGTGAAGGCACACAAGATACGCGACGACTGGCAACGAAGGCAGAATTAAGCGAAGCAACCTGGGGATTGGTGAAGCAGTTGGCGGATGCGCGATTAGTGGTTACTAGTCGTAATGCTGCCGAGCAAGAAACAGTGGAAGTTGTCCACGAGGCATTGATTCGTAATTGGGTCGAACTGCGACAATGGATGGATGCAGATCGTAGCTTTCGTGCTTGGCAAGAAAGGCTGCGGTTCGCAATGGATCAATGGCAAAAAATGCAACGGGATGAAGGGGTATTGTTGCGGGGTGCAGTGTTAAAGGAAGCGGAAGCCAAGCTGAAGCAACGCCGAGAGGAACTGAGCAAGGGAGAGCAAGAATTCATTCAAGCTAGTTTAGCGCTGCGTCAACGTGGTAAGCAGCGAATTTACTATTTATTTGGGGGAGTTAGTAGTATCCTTTTACTGACGCTGGGAATTTGGGGTTGGTTGAATTATACAACTCCGGGGCAATTGACTCAAATTCGCTGGAAATTGACTGATGTGAGTCAAAAGGTAAACAGTCCTGAGTATCAATTAAAAGCGGTTTTCGCCTTTGCTAGGGATGAAAATTTTACTGAAGCCTTGAAACTTGCCAACCAAATTCAGTATTCCCAGTACAAAGTCTTTGCCTTAACAGCCATTGCCCAAGCCTATGGCAAGCTCAATCAAGCGCCAACTGCCGCTCCCTTGCTCGATAAAGCGATCTCCTCTGCCAACCAGATTCCGGATTCCGACTCCAAAGCCAATGCCTTAATAGCCATTGCCCAAGCCTATGGCAAGCTCAATCAAGCGCCAACTGCCGCTCCCTTGCTCGATAAAGCGATCGCCTCTGCCAACCAGATTCCGGATTCCCGTTACAAAGCCTATGCCTTAACAGCCATTGCCCAAGCCTATGGCAAGCTCAATCAAGCGCCAACTGCCGCTCCCTTGCTCAATAAAGCGATCTCCTCTGCCAACCAGATTCCGGATTCCTACAACAAAGCCTATGCCTTAATAGCCATTGCCCAAGCCTATGGCAAGCTCAATCAAGCGCCAACTGCCGCTCCCTTGCTCGATAAAGCGATCTCCTCTGCCAACCAGATTCCGGATTCCCGTTACAAAGCCTATGCCTTAACAGCCATTGCCCAAGCCTATGGCAAGCTCAATCAAGCGCCAACTGCCGCTCCCTTGCTCGATAAAGTGATCGCCTCTGCCAACCAGATTCAGAAATCCGACGAAAAAGCCTATGCCTTAAGAGCCATTGCCAAAGCCATTGGCCATCTCAACCAAGGGCAAACTGCCGCTCCCTTGCTCGATAAAGTGATCGCCTCTGCCAACCAGATTCAGGCACCCAACGAAAAAGCCATAGCCTTACATGCCATTGTCGAAGCCATTGGCCAGCTCAAGCAAGTGCTAACTGCCGCTCCCTTGCTCGATAAAGCGATCGCTTCTGCCAACCAGATTCAGAAATCCGACCTCAAAGCCTATGCCTTACAAACCATTGCCGAAGCCGCAGCGAAGCTGAAAAACTGGGGACAGGCACTAAAAGCCACAGAAAAATGCCCCAGTGACGATTGTCAGGTGGAGTCGCTGGCTAGGGTTTTAACGGTTCATGCCGAGCAGCAGCGCCCTGAGTTGAAGGAGGAGAAGGAGGAGGAGGAAGAGTGA
- a CDS encoding CHAT domain-containing protein: protein MKKILILSANPKNTSNLRLDEEVREIKNTLQLCPNRDEFQIITESAIRVDDLTRFLSHHQPTIVHFSGHGSGTDGLALEDNFGQMQLVSTQALAKLFDLFQSQIECVLLNACYSESQATAIHQYIDCVVGMNQAIGDTAAIKFSVGFYTALGAGRNYEDCFHMGCTSIDLQGIPEYLTPMRKIRQRRYQTVQATNPVTSNKDDSINNDNKGWQNRSVSIVGNVPGSAIQTGDSNTANINFQQVSLPAPASVNIETELNALREILAKLETSDRRKIDNAIADAEEEINKPQPDKNEVGKALERAFDYAKKAEGFASAIEKLKPHLTKTVGWLGENWHKLLSLVNLTI from the coding sequence ATGAAAAAAATCCTCATCCTCTCCGCCAACCCCAAAAACACAAGTAATCTGCGCCTAGATGAAGAGGTGCGGGAAATCAAAAACACACTGCAACTATGTCCCAATCGAGACGAATTTCAAATCATCACAGAATCTGCGATACGAGTGGATGATTTAACCCGCTTCCTATCTCACCATCAACCAACAATTGTTCACTTTTCTGGACATGGTTCTGGTACTGATGGATTAGCTTTAGAAGATAATTTTGGGCAGATGCAGCTTGTCAGTACCCAAGCCCTGGCAAAGCTATTTGATTTGTTCCAATCACAAATTGAGTGTGTCTTACTCAACGCCTGCTACAGCGAATCACAAGCCACAGCAATTCACCAATATATTGATTGCGTGGTAGGGATGAATCAAGCGATTGGGGATACAGCCGCAATTAAGTTTAGTGTGGGATTTTATACTGCTTTGGGGGCTGGCAGGAATTATGAAGATTGTTTTCACATGGGCTGTACATCTATTGATTTGCAGGGAATTCCAGAGTATTTAACCCCTATGAGAAAAATTAGGCAGCGGCGTTATCAGACTGTACAGGCCACAAATCCAGTAACATCTAACAAGGATGATAGTATCAATAATGATAATAAAGGCTGGCAAAACCGCTCAGTTTCTATTGTCGGTAATGTTCCTGGTAGCGCAATTCAAACAGGAGACAGCAACACTGCAAACATCAATTTTCAACAAGTCAGTTTACCTGCACCAGCAAGCGTCAACATAGAAACAGAACTCAATGCCTTACGTGAAATACTGGCAAAGTTAGAAACTTCAGACCGTCGTAAAATTGACAATGCTATTGCTGATGCCGAAGAAGAAATCAACAAACCACAACCAGATAAAAATGAAGTGGGTAAGGCGTTAGAACGAGCTTTTGACTATGCTAAGAAGGCTGAGGGATTTGCATCTGCGATTGAAAAACTTAAACCTCACCTAACTAAAACTGTGGGTTGGTTGGGTGAAAATTGGCACAAATTGCTAAGTCTGGTGAATTTAACAATTTGA
- a CDS encoding class I SAM-dependent DNA methyltransferase has product MPAAGGTPSQDGDALETQYRHTLENLGKEKGLLGVIFRKSQNKIQDPAKLKRLVELINSETWIGLDIDVKGEIYEGLLQKNAEDVKGGAGQYFTPRTLIKAIVEVMQPQPGQRICDPACGTGGFFLVANDCTTKNYKLDKAQKQFLKNQTFKGFDVADGVVRLCAMNLYLHGIAGDESPVDAKDSLMADPGDRFELVLTNPPFGKKSSITVFNDDGKADKEKVVYRRDDFWATTSNKQLNFLQHVKTLLQINGKAAVVVPDNVLFEGGAGETIRKKLLHECDVHTLLRLPTGIFYAQGVKANVLFLDRKPASADPWTKKLWIYDFRTNQHFTLKTNPLRYDNLQDFIQCFNAQNRQERFQTDRFRAFSYEELMQRDKVSLDIFWLRDESLEDSDNLPAPDVLALEIAEDLEAA; this is encoded by the coding sequence ATGCCTGCGGCGGGCGGAACGCCATCGCAAGATGGTGATGCTTTAGAAACCCAGTACCGCCACACCTTAGAAAATCTGGGTAAAGAAAAAGGACTTTTGGGCGTTATCTTCCGCAAATCGCAAAATAAAATTCAAGACCCCGCCAAACTCAAGCGACTAGTAGAACTCATCAACTCCGAAACTTGGATTGGTTTGGATATCGACGTAAAAGGGGAAATTTACGAAGGATTGCTGCAAAAGAACGCCGAAGATGTTAAAGGCGGTGCAGGTCAGTATTTTACGCCAAGGACATTAATTAAAGCCATTGTAGAAGTCATGCAACCCCAACCAGGACAACGCATCTGTGATCCTGCTTGCGGTACAGGTGGTTTTTTCTTGGTTGCTAATGATTGCACTACCAAAAATTACAAACTTGATAAAGCTCAAAAGCAATTCCTGAAAAATCAAACCTTTAAAGGATTTGATGTCGCTGATGGGGTAGTAAGGCTATGTGCGATGAATCTGTATTTACACGGTATAGCTGGTGATGAAAGTCCTGTTGACGCTAAAGATAGCTTAATGGCAGATCCAGGCGATCGCTTTGAATTAGTATTAACAAATCCACCCTTCGGTAAAAAAAGCAGCATCACAGTTTTCAATGATGATGGCAAAGCAGACAAAGAAAAGGTCGTGTATCGCCGTGATGACTTTTGGGCTACCACATCTAACAAACAGCTAAACTTCCTCCAGCACGTCAAAACCCTACTGCAAATCAATGGTAAAGCTGCGGTTGTCGTTCCTGATAACGTCCTGTTTGAAGGTGGTGCTGGTGAAACTATCCGCAAGAAATTACTGCACGAATGCGACGTACATACCTTGCTGAGACTGCCAACAGGTATATTCTATGCTCAAGGTGTCAAAGCTAACGTGTTATTCCTTGATCGTAAACCCGCCAGCGCCGATCCCTGGACTAAGAAACTCTGGATTTACGATTTTAGAACCAATCAGCACTTTACCCTGAAAACCAATCCCCTCCGCTACGACAACTTGCAAGACTTTATTCAATGCTTTAATGCTCAAAATCGCCAGGAACGCTTTCAAACAGACAGGTTTCGAGCCTTTAGCTATGAAGAACTGATGCAACGCGATAAAGTCAGTCTGGATATTTTTTGGCTGAGGGATGAAAGTTTGGAAGATTCAGATAACCTCCCAGCACCGGATGTTTTAGCTTTAGAGATTGCTGAAGATTTAGAAGCAGCGTAG
- a CDS encoding type I restriction-modification system subunit M N-terminal domain-containing protein, giving the protein MANESSTIVQKLWNYCNVLRDDGVSYSDYVEQLTYLLFLKMVEEQNQLPPPLGKRSTIDPKYPCFVTLAVV; this is encoded by the coding sequence ATGGCTAACGAATCCTCAACCATCGTTCAAAAACTCTGGAATTACTGCAACGTCCTCCGTGATGACGGCGTTAGCTACAGTGACTATGTAGAACAGCTTACCTATTTGCTGTTCCTGAAGATGGTTGAAGAACAAAACCAACTTCCCCCGCCTTTGGGTAAACGTTCCACCATTGACCCTAAATATCCCTGTTTTGTCACTCTGGCAGTAGTATAA